A window from Dama dama isolate Ldn47 chromosome 11, ASM3311817v1, whole genome shotgun sequence encodes these proteins:
- the LOC133064994 gene encoding cytochrome P450 1B1 codes for MATGLSPDDHLSPTLLSAQQTMLLLLLSVLAAVHVGQWLFRQRRRQPGSAPPGPFAWPLIGNAASMGSAPHLLFARLARRYGDVFQIRLGSCRVVVLNGERAIRQALVHQSAAFADRPPFPSFRVVSGGRSLAFGQYSESWKAQRRAAHSTMRAFSTRQPRGRRVLEGHVVGEARELVELLVRRSAGGAFLDPRPLTLVAVANVMSAVCFGCRYSHDDAEFRELLSHNEEFGRTVGAGSLVDVLPWLQRFPNPVRTAFREFEQINRNFSNFVLDKFLRHRESLRPGAAPRDMMDAFIHSSGADSGDGGPRLDVDYVPATVTDIFGASQDTLSTALQWLLVLFTRYSEVQSRIQAELDQVVGRHRLPTLEDQPHLPYVMAFLYEAMRFSSFVPVTIPHATTASASVLGYHIPKDTVVFVNQWSVNHDPVKWSNPEDFDPTRFLDKDGLINKDLAGSVMIFSVGKRRCIGEEISKMQLFLFISILAHQCNFRANPDEPSKVDFNYGLTIKPKSFKINVTLRESMELLDSAVQKLQAEKECQ; via the exons ATGGCCACCGGCCTCAGCCCGGACGATCATCTGTCGCCGACCCTTCTGTCGGCCCAGCAGAccatgctcctgctgctgctctcGGTACTGGCCGCAGTGCACGTGGGCCAGTGGCTGTTCaggcagcggcggcggcagccGGGCTCCGCGCCCCCGGGTCCCTTTGCTTGGCCGCTGATCGGAAATGCGGCATCAATGGGCTCGGCGCCGCACCTCTTGTTCGCACGCCTGGCGCGGCGCTACGGCGACGTCTTCCAGATCCGTCTCGGCAGCTGCCGGGTGGTGGTGCTGAACGGCGAGCGCGCCATCCGCCAAGCGCTAGTGCACCAAAGCGCGGCCTTCGCCGACCGGCCACCCTTCCCCTCTTTCCGCGTGGTGTCGGGTGGCCGCAGCCTGGCTTTCGGCCAGTACTCGGAGAGCTGGAAGGCGCAGCGGCGCGCGGCGCACAGCACGATGCGAGCCTTCTCCACGCGCCAGCCGCGCGGCCGCCGGGTCCTCGAGGGCCACGTGGTAGGCGAGGCGCGGGAGTTGGTAGAGCTGCTGGTGCGCCGCAGCGCGGGCGGCGCCTTCCTAGACCCGCGGCCGCTGACCCTGGTGGCCGTGGCCAACGTCATGAGCGCCGTGTGCTTCGGCTGCCGCTACAGCCACGACGACGCCGAGTTCCGCGAATTGCTCAGCCACAACGAGGAGTTTGGGCGCACTGTGGGCGCGGGCAGCCTGGTGGACGTGCTGCCCTGGCTGCAGCGCTTCCCTAACCCGGTGCGCACTGCCTTCCGTGAATTCGAGCAGATCAATCGCAACTTCAGCAACTTCGTCCTAGACAAGTTCCTGAGGCACCGCGAAAGCCTCCGGCCCGGGGCCGCCCCCCGCGACATGATGGACGCTTTCATCCACTCTTCGGGGGCTGACTCTGGCGATGGTGGCCCGCGCCTGGACGTAGACTACGTGCCCGCCACGGTCACAGACATCTTCGGCGCCAGCCAGGATACTCTCTCCACCGCGCTGCAGTGGCTGCTCGTTCTCTTCACCAG GTATTCGGAAGTGCAGTCGCGGATACAGGCAGAACTGGATCAAGTGGTGGGCAGGCACCGGCTGCCCACCTTGGAGGACCAGCCCCACTTGCCCTATGTCATGGCCTTTCTTTATGAAGCTATGCGCTTCTCCAGCTTTGTGCCCGTCACCATTCCGCACGCCACCACGGCTAGTGCTTCCGTCTTGGGCTACCACATCCCCAAGGACACGGTAGTGTTTGTTAACCAGTGGTCTGTGAATCATGACCCGGTGAAGTGGTCGAACCCAGAGGACTTTGACCCAACCCGATTCTTGGACAAAGATGGCCTCATCAACAAGGACTTGGCGGGCAGCGTGATGATTTTTTCTGTGGGCAAACGGCGGTGCATTGGGGAAGAGATTTCTAAGATGCAGCTGTTTCTCTTCATCTCCATCCTGGCTCACCAGTGCAATTTCAGGGCCAATCCAGACGAGCCTTCGAAAGTGGATTTTAATTACGGCCTGACCATTAAACCCAAGTCATTTAAAATCAATGTGACTCTCAGAGAGTCTATGGAGCTCCTTGATAGTGCTGTCCAAAAGTTACAAGCAGAGAAAGAGTGCCAGTGA